The Candidatus Polarisedimenticolia bacterium sequence TGCCGGCCGCCGAGTCACGGCGCGCGGATAGCCGGGTCTTTGCGGAGGTCGTGCCCCGCTGCGGCGCTGCAAGCTTCACGCCCGCGCGGCGCGCCTTGGAAAGCCCGATGGCGATCGCCTGCTTGGTCGAGCGGGCTCCATGCTTTCCTTCCCGGATGTGCTCCATCTCCTCGCGGACGAACTCTCCCGCCTGCGTGGATGGCGATTTCCCCTCTTGTTTGTCCTGCTCGGCCCTCTCGAGGGTCTTTTTTTCCGGCATCGCTTTCTCCTTTCCATGGGTCACGGCCGCACAGCCCTGCGGCCCTTCCTGAATGGCTGCTTCGCAACCTTAGCCGCTGCTTTTCGGTTTGACCAATTCCCAGCATGGAGATGGCGGCCCGAGGTCCACTCAGGGCCAAAACGCCGGCGGCGGATGGCATCGAAGCGTCATCGGAGCTCTTGCTCGTCGTCGTCGGATGGTTCGGGGGTGCCACCGGTCGGCTGCGAGGCGGGCGCTCCGCGACCGCTGACCACGATCCCCTCGGCCAGGGCCGACTGGTATTCCTCTTCGGTCAGGGCGTCGACGGAGCGCAGCTTGGCGAGCAGGTTGTCGACCAGCTTGCGGAGTCCCGGTCCGGGCGTGCCGTGCGCGAAAGAGCTCTGATATTTCAGCGGGCCGGGAATGATGGAGATCAGGAAGGCCATCTGGGCCGGCGTCAGGTCGGCCGGCTCCCGATCGAAATAGACGCGCGCCGCGGGCCGCAGGCCATACAGCCCCGGC is a genomic window containing:
- a CDS encoding DUF6496 domain-containing protein; its protein translation is MPEKKTLERAEQDKQEGKSPSTQAGEFVREEMEHIREGKHGARSTKQAIAIGLSKARRAGVKLAAPQRGTTSAKTRLSARRDSAAGRKGSRRKPNPNRSAASSRALQREGSAAASRPALARQARSAAAKRTRAARSQSARMGARHRAPSGRSRSRRSGGAGKRR